In Dama dama isolate Ldn47 chromosome 20, ASM3311817v1, whole genome shotgun sequence, a single window of DNA contains:
- the LSM10 gene encoding U7 snRNA-associated Sm-like protein LSm10, giving the protein MEVSHSVKERTISENSLIILLQGLQGQVTTVDLRDESVAHGRIDNVDAFMNIRLAQVTYTDRWGHQVELDDLFVTGRNVRYVHIPDNVNITATIEQQLQIIHRVRYFGSKGQGRQEFPSKNS; this is encoded by the coding sequence ATGGAGGTGAGCCACTCGGTGAAGGAGCGGACCATCTCTGAGAACAGCCTGATCATCCTGCTGCAGGGCCTCCAGGGCCAGGTCACCACCGTGGACCTGCGAGATGAGAGCGTGGCCCACGGACGCATAGACAACGTCGATGCTTTCATGAACATCCGCCTGGCCCAGGTCACCTACACAGACCGTTGGGGGCATCAGGTGGAGCTGGACGACCTCTTTGTGACAGGCCGGAACGTCCGTTACGTCCACATCCCCGACAATGTGAACATCACCGCAACCATTGAGCAGCAGCTGCAGATCATCCATCGGGTGCGTTACTTTGGCAGCAAGGGGCAAGGCCGGCAGGAATTTCCCTCCAAAAACTCTTGA